One genomic segment of Thermoanaerobaculia bacterium includes these proteins:
- a CDS encoding aldehyde dehydrogenase, translating to MKRVFNFIGGEFRPPCAGNHLPDLEPATGEEIAEIADSDATDVDAAVAAASRAFPSWSRTPAEERSKLLMRLADLVEENFDELASLESQDSGKPVALARRLDVPRAVKNFRFFATAILHAETKCHATDDRALNYTLRQPLGVAGLISPWNLPLYLLTWKIAPAIAAGNCCVAKPSELTPLTANRLAELAREAGIPPGVVNIVHGRGAGAGRALTGHPGVPLISFTGGTRTGADVMALAGPLFKKVSLELGGKNPNIVFADADLDEAVATSISSSFSNQGEICLCGSRIFVERALYDEFLDRFLERTRSLVVGDPRDPATEVGALISEAHFEKVSGYVDLAREEGGEVLCGGKRPAHLPDRLRGGWFLEPTVLAGLDCSRRVMQEEIFGPVVTVTPFDTAEEAVAYANGSRYGLSASVWTRDLGRAHRVAAAIECGTVWVNTWLLRDLRVPFGGMKESGVGREGGFDSLDFFTEAKNVCIKL from the coding sequence GTGAAACGCGTCTTCAATTTCATCGGCGGAGAGTTTCGGCCGCCCTGCGCCGGAAACCATCTGCCGGACCTCGAACCGGCGACGGGCGAGGAGATCGCCGAAATCGCCGACAGCGACGCGACGGACGTCGACGCCGCGGTCGCGGCGGCTTCGCGCGCGTTCCCCTCGTGGAGCCGCACGCCCGCCGAGGAGCGATCGAAGCTCCTGATGCGGCTCGCCGATCTCGTGGAGGAGAACTTCGACGAGCTCGCCTCCCTCGAGTCGCAGGACAGCGGGAAGCCGGTCGCGCTCGCCCGGCGGCTGGACGTCCCCCGCGCGGTGAAGAACTTCCGTTTTTTCGCCACGGCGATCCTCCACGCCGAGACGAAGTGCCATGCGACGGACGACCGCGCGCTCAACTACACGCTGCGCCAGCCGCTCGGCGTCGCCGGCCTGATCTCGCCCTGGAACCTTCCCCTCTACCTCCTGACGTGGAAGATCGCGCCCGCCATCGCGGCGGGAAACTGCTGCGTCGCGAAACCCTCGGAGCTCACGCCGCTGACCGCCAACCGGCTGGCGGAGCTCGCCCGGGAAGCGGGAATCCCCCCCGGCGTCGTCAACATCGTCCACGGTCGGGGAGCCGGGGCCGGCCGCGCCCTCACCGGCCATCCCGGCGTTCCGCTGATCTCGTTCACCGGCGGGACGCGGACCGGAGCGGACGTGATGGCGCTCGCCGGGCCTCTCTTCAAGAAAGTCTCCCTCGAGCTCGGCGGAAAGAACCCGAACATCGTCTTCGCAGACGCGGACCTCGACGAGGCGGTCGCCACCTCGATCTCTTCGAGCTTCTCCAACCAGGGAGAGATCTGCCTGTGCGGGTCGCGGATCTTCGTCGAGAGGGCGCTCTACGACGAATTCCTGGATCGGTTCCTCGAGCGGACGAGGAGTCTCGTCGTCGGCGATCCGCGGGATCCCGCGACGGAAGTCGGCGCGCTGATCAGCGAGGCGCACTTCGAGAAAGTCTCCGGGTACGTCGATCTCGCGAGGGAGGAGGGCGGCGAGGTCCTCTGCGGCGGAAAGCGCCCGGCGCACCTCCCCGACCGCCTTCGCGGCGGCTGGTTCCTGGAGCCGACGGTCCTCGCCGGGCTCGATTGCTCGCGGCGGGTCATGCAGGAGGAGATCTTCGGCCCCGTCGTGACCGTGACGCCGTTCGACACCGCGGAGGAAGCGGTCGCCTACGCGAACGGCTCGCGGTACGGTCTTTCGGCGAGCGTGTGGACGCGGGATCTCGGGCGGGCGCATCGGGTCGCCGCGGCGATCGAGTGCGGCACCGTCTGGGTGAACACGTGGCTGCTCCGGGACCTTCGCGTTCCCTTCGGCGGGATGAAGGAAAGCGGCGTCGGGCGCGAGGGAGGTTTCGACTCTCTCGACTTCTTCACCGAAGCGAAGAACGTCTGCATCAAGCTGTGA
- a CDS encoding tryptophan 2,3-dioxygenase family protein: protein MAKRRAPLYYADYIQLDRLLDCQRLESARRGRPAHDEMLFVIVHQAYELWFKQILWELDAVLAIFRSASVPEEDVGRAVSHFGRIVEIQRVLIQQIDVLETMTPLDFLEFRDDLIPASGVQSLQFRLLENKLGVRREDRLQLHDAPYTSRFRKEDRARLDASEKEPSLFDLLERWLERTPFLSFGTFDFWRDYRAAVDRMLAGDRASIRRNPTLTAAEKSTQIAGLEATARRFEDVFGTGGEAPAAAHGRHFSRRALQAALLINLYRDEPILHLPFRLLALVVDVERNFTSWRQRHAQMVLRMIGDKIGTGGSSGHEYLGRAAERHRVFGDLVGLSSFFIPRSALPRLPPKVKGTMGFRFGRRRAPPRRS, encoded by the coding sequence ATGGCCAAGCGCCGCGCTCCTCTCTATTACGCGGACTACATCCAGCTCGACCGGTTGCTCGATTGCCAGCGGCTCGAGAGCGCCCGCCGGGGACGCCCGGCCCACGACGAGATGCTGTTCGTGATCGTCCACCAGGCGTACGAGCTCTGGTTCAAGCAGATCCTGTGGGAGCTCGACGCCGTGCTCGCGATCTTCCGGAGCGCGTCCGTTCCGGAGGAGGACGTCGGGCGCGCGGTCTCGCATTTCGGGCGCATCGTCGAGATCCAGCGGGTCCTCATCCAGCAGATCGACGTGCTCGAGACGATGACTCCGCTCGATTTCCTGGAATTCCGGGACGACCTGATCCCGGCGTCGGGAGTCCAGAGCCTCCAGTTCCGCCTGCTCGAGAACAAGCTCGGCGTCCGGCGCGAAGACCGCCTCCAGCTGCACGACGCCCCGTACACGTCGCGATTCCGCAAGGAAGACCGCGCGAGGCTCGACGCGTCGGAGAAGGAGCCTTCGCTCTTCGACCTGCTCGAGCGATGGCTCGAGCGCACGCCTTTCCTGAGCTTCGGCACGTTCGACTTCTGGAGGGACTACCGGGCGGCGGTGGATCGGATGCTCGCGGGCGACCGCGCCTCGATCCGGCGCAACCCGACGCTCACGGCCGCGGAGAAATCCACCCAGATCGCGGGACTCGAGGCCACCGCGCGGCGCTTCGAGGACGTCTTCGGGACCGGGGGAGAAGCGCCGGCCGCGGCGCACGGTCGCCATTTTTCCCGGCGGGCGCTCCAGGCCGCTCTCCTCATCAACCTCTACCGCGACGAGCCGATCCTCCACCTGCCGTTCCGGCTCCTCGCCCTCGTCGTCGACGTCGAACGGAATTTCACGAGCTGGCGTCAGCGCCACGCGCAGATGGTGCTCCGGATGATCGGCGACAAGATCGGAACCGGCGGGAGTTCGGGCCACGAGTACCTCGGTCGGGCGGCCGAGCGTCACCGCGTGTTCGGCGATCTCGTCGGTCTCTCGTCGTTCTTCATCCCCCGCTCCGCGCTTCCCCGGCTGCCTCCGAAGGTCAAGGGGACGATGGGATTCCGCTTCGGCCGCCGGCGGGCGCCTCCGCGACGATCTTGA
- a CDS encoding Rid family detoxifying hydrolase, with product MSRPADGGDARKGEIVSSRAPRPVGPYPHARRFGNLLFLSGIGPRHRETDAVAEGIEAQTRSCIENAKAILEDAGSSLEKVIDVTVFLTDMARDFAAFNRVYGDYFGEIRPTRTTVGVVALPTPISVELKIVAEAPAGGRSGIPSSP from the coding sequence ATGAGCCGGCCGGCCGACGGTGGCGATGCCCGGAAGGGCGAGATCGTTTCGAGCCGGGCTCCCCGGCCGGTCGGCCCGTACCCGCACGCGCGGCGATTCGGGAATCTGCTCTTCCTTTCGGGAATCGGGCCGCGGCACCGCGAGACGGACGCCGTCGCCGAAGGAATCGAGGCGCAGACCCGCTCGTGCATCGAGAACGCGAAGGCGATCCTCGAAGACGCCGGGAGCTCCCTCGAGAAGGTGATCGACGTGACCGTCTTCCTGACCGACATGGCCCGCGATTTCGCGGCGTTCAACCGGGTGTACGGGGACTACTTCGGCGAGATCCGGCCGACGCGCACGACGGTCGGCGTCGTCGCTCTTCCGACCCCGATCTCCGTCGAGCTCAAGATCGTCGCGGAGGCGCCCGCCGGCGGCCGAAGCGGAATCCCATCGTCCCCTTGA